The window TATTCTACAGTGATCCACACGTTGTGGGTCTATTGGTGGAAGCGCGGGTTTAACGATTGAGTCGGTTAGACCACCGGACGGTCCGGTCCGATTCTAATAACTATGAACAGAAATACTAAAATTTGGTGGCGGTTTAGAACCGCCGTAAAACAGAAGCTGTTTTCGTTTATTTGCTATTTAGTGGCGGTTGCAAACCACCGCAAAATTGATAGACGTTTAGCGGCGGTTATTCCAGCAGTTAGCTAAAATTGCCGCTAACCGTTTACCCGCGGCCTATCTTCCAACGTTTGGTTTAACTGCCGCAATATGACCCCCATAACCACCGCTATCTGCCAGAATTGTtgtagtgatatatatatatatatatatatatatatatatatatatatatatatatatatatatatatatatatatatatatattcctttaTTTCATTAAACATTATGTCATCCTTCATTTGCTTCCTGGAACCACCgaaccaaaagaaagaaaagccaaGAGAGTGAAACGTGAGGCCATGGGACCGTGAAACTTCCTTCCCCGATTTCTTCTAAtctgtaactccaataaaaaatctaatctgatAAAAGTGTTCATATCTTACTCCTTTATATGTTGACGCCACTTTTGATCGGTGGAAGTTAACGGTGACGTAGCTCTCCTACCCCTTGAGTTTGGCCAACTGGAGTTTTAGGAGGCAGAGACAATTTCTGACGCTTTCCTCTTCAATAGCTCGATCAGAAAGTTTCTCCCGAGCTTTCATTGATTTTGATTTCGTAtagaggtaggggatttattttaaaattaactgttTTAATTTACGAATGCCATTGAAATTTAGTGAGTAACTGCAAATGATTTATAAATGTcttgtttaattaattaatgaaaattGACGAAATAGAGATTGTTGGTGATTGTGAATATGATTAAATGTGATGAAATTGTGTTGAGATTGATTTGTGGCTATGTTTGAGGATGATGATTGTTAttggttttctgtttattttagaatTGCTGAAAATTTCGATTTTAGTTGATTATGTCAAGTTGGTTGCTATTGAATTGTTTATTTGATGACACTATGATGAGTTGTTTATTAAGAATCTATTGTTATGATAACTGCTGATGAAAAGGACTGGTgatttgttgagaaagagggaacccgaaAGGGTGGCATaacccgagttttaggggaggtgctgccaaaatttttatgaaattgagGTTTTGTTTGAAATGCTTTTTAgaagatttggttttggaaaattaaattatttgagatttatttatttaagaaaagatttattctattttaaattcgatttattaagaaaagtaatctctgccacaggagagcagaggacAAGGATAAAGTAAAAGCTTTAAGAAattgtctgccacaggagagcagatacGACTTTGTTTAGGCtttagtgccaaatgtatagtggggacgcacacacactgagaactgttttccagatgtaagcacattgaaagtcacactgtatgtaGCCTACCCGTAAGACTTATATAAGCACACTATATGCATCTgaaaagccatatctgggactcgtgcccgagtaatgtcgggagcgggtaggcaaccgacacataaGCTCATGGACTGcattaggaatagacatgcatcatgttgtttgcacatttgtatttggttgtgttttcttgtattacttctctgtgattgtgctgtttgactTCTTTGTATGTTGGTTTGAATCCCTTACTTGTGCTGTTAGTTCACGGATGTATTAAGATTAGATGTTTTGGTTGAGAAATGATTATGTGGCTGAGAGATGGTTAATATgactaattttgtgattaaaatctgttttgagtttagaaattaaaaaaaaagtaattatttatctaaagtagaaataaCAGTATTTTCAGggatttaataaaaatagttttattgagtaaggctaattatttgcattttatttcctTGCTTTTACGATATTcctattccctactgagaacgtgtggtttgttctcaccccaaaatcttccaccctttcagtgacacaggttcaaagactcagtttgaagctgcgggcgattattTGACTTATTTATGAGTTGAGTTGCTTTTATAGAATTTCCTCGCCtttgttatttaagattttattttatacagagggataagAAGTGTATtcgagttttatattgaattcattgtatggaatttattattagtaataaCTATGTTACTACTATTACTTGAtgatctttgatatatgattttaattgatTAAAGCAAaattttcaggtattttcttaaaaaaaaaattgaaatgcgatatcgaactaaaggctcaatattaaacagTTAGTAAGGAAAACGagttagtaacgccttacttttggtacgatcatgacgtgataaaagttagggtgttacatgacTCAGAAGATCCAACTCCCACTGAAAAAGCTctcgcctccattggaagttccaaatccactctaatCCATCCAAAAATTCGCAATTCCCTATAACCGATCCAcattggtttgaaacagagaaaagtTGGGGGAACTGTTCTTTTAAAGCTCCACAATGTAACCATACATCCTCCCAGAACCGAGTCCGTTGCCCGTCACCAATCTCCATGGACAAGCCTGTAATAATCTTATCCCTTATATTTTGGTTCTGGAATTATATTTGGCAAGATATCCTTCCATGGACCTTCTCTAGTGGGTAGCACTTGAGTGGATAGTAGCTTATTCGGATTCAGATTATTACATGAACAGACTACCTTCTTCCACAACGGGTACTCCTCCTTTGCgaaccgccaccaccacttaaacagcaGTACAGTGTTACGAACTATAGCATCTCTCACTCCCAACCCACCTAGCTTCTTAGGTGCCTGCACCACTTTCCATCTCACTAACGCCATACCATTCCTTCCATCCTCCTTGCTCCATAGGAATCTTCTTTGCAAAAAGATCAATTTCTCAACAACAGCCTTCGTCATCTTATATAAACTCAAATAATACACTGGCAAGCTATTTAAAACTAATTTGATAAGTACCAACTTTTCAGCTCTGTTTAGCACCTTAGCTTTCCAAAGGCTGAGTTTGTCCTCTACCTTGTCAATTATAGGCTTCCAGGTCTTTACCAACCTCGGATTTGCTCCTGAAGGAATTCCAAGGTATTTAACTGGAAGGGTACCTTCCTTACAACCCAACAAGCCACACATACGTTATACCCATTGCTCCTCACAATTGATTGGGATCAAACTggacttctcaaaattaatacttagccctgacatcaactcaaagcaacGTAGAAGCCGCTTGTAATTCTTCATAGTCTCCTCTTCCGGTGGGCAAAATAAAATAGTGTCGTCAGCAAATTGAAGATGTGACAACTCTATACTGTCTCTCCCAACCACCAACGGCAATATTTTCTTGTTCCTCACTGTCTCTCCAACCATTCTATACAGAACATCCACAACCAACACAAACAAAAACGGAGAAAGCGGGTCACCTTGTCTCAAACCCCTTTCCATCTTGAACGACTTAGTTGGCGAACCATTTATTAAGACTGACATAGAAGTCGTGGTCACACACTCCATAATCCACGCCCGCCATCTATACCCAAATCCCATCTTTTACAACACAATATCCACAAAACTCCACCTGACCCTATCATATGCTTTTTGTAAATCTAACTTGATAATCACTGCCTCCTTTTTCTTCAACTTAAGCCAGTGTACCATTTCACACGCAATGAGCGCCCCATCATAAATTTTTCTTCCCCTTAACAAATGCACTCTGAGTCTCCCCTACTAACCCTGACATAACTGACCGCATCCTCCAAACTAGCACCTTTGAGATAACCTTATATACACTCCCCACCATACTAATAGGTCTCAGGTCTTTAATCTCCTTCGCACCAGTAAATTTAGGGGCCAATGCCACCCAGGTTATATTGGCATCTACGGACAACCTAGACGTCTAAAAGAAACCCATCACAGCTGTCGTGAATTCAGACCCAATCTCAACCCAGCACCTCTTTATAAAATTCATGTTGTAATCATCACAACCTGGCGCTTTAGAGGCCTCACAATCCCACACGACCTTTATGCTCTACCATTATAGGACATTAGTTACTTATCAATGGGTTTGGTCAGGGTATAATTTCTATAAGGTGAATTGTGATGGGAGTATCTTCTTAGATTTTGGtaatttcagttttagttatgTGCTATAGAATGACAAAGGTCATTGGATAGTTGGCAACGCCAAAAAGATCTCAAGTGTGAATGTGCTTTGATTTGAAGTACAGGCGATATGGTGTGATCTTTTATTGGCGTTAGAACATAGAATTAATAAGCTTGTTTGTGAAATTGACTCCATTGAGGCATATATGCTTGTTAATCAATGAAAAATTCTTCAGTCTCATAATGAATCTCATCTTCTTACAAAAGTGTTTGCATAAAAATGCGAAATGATATTTttatctggtttttttttttgttcctaGAGAAACTAATAAGGTTGCAGACATTTTGGTAAAACAAGATGTTAGGAGTGTACATGACTCAGTTCAACTCAAAGACTCGGTCTAAATTTAAATGCTTTGGGGATTAATctggtctcaaaaatagacccaatTATTATTGATGGTCGGATCAAGGCGAATTCGGTTTTACCAGACTTATATACACCTTAAAGGgactaaaaaagatatatattttaaattaattctaatattatgttatattaattataagtttattgttttgtttttaattacACTTGTTAgattagaaaatatataaaagaagcatgaaattagattttatggacaaattcaaattcaaatatgaatATATACTTTTCGATAACAAGtatgtttttttcttctttataaacaagtagattataattttttaacataaaatttatCAATACCTGAACAACATCGATTTAGATCCGATTTTAGTGTaacccaaaaataataaaattttatcaaatccaAAATcggataaaaatatcaaaaaataaatctAATCGTTATTTAGAATTAGATTTGAATCAAAATAAATTTGACTTCATTTGACAGTACACACCTCTACAAAATACTATTAGAAGCGCTGAGCATTATTCTTGACTTCAACCACCACGAAACCTACTGCAAATTTTACATAGTATTTAGTTTAGTCTTTTTcgatttttgttctttttatttatttcccttaaaaaaaaacaaattttactgtaaaaaaaagcaaaaaacaattcATAGCCAATAAATAATAcgagataatactcaatttgatCTCTAAAGTTATACTTGAACCtcaatttaattcttaaaattttaatttcaattgatTCTGTGACGGAAATTACTGTAGAGACTAATgtgattaaaatttgaaaagttcagaaactaaattgaactcaaataatactaaataatactaagtAGAAAATTATAACAGATACTGAATATtggtgtttatatatatataatttaaaaatataataattaaatatttttttacataaatgcTAAATTTATGTTCATCTAAAAAATAAATCCCtatgagcaaaaaaaaaaaaaaaatttcctgttaattttttttgaaaaaaaaaaaaaggacaaaagGAAAAGGAAGACACACATGACGCAACAGTCGAGAGTGGGAGAGGCAAGGAGAGAGAAGAACACATTAAcacagagagagaaagaagaaagatagaCCACCTCACTTTCCTCTTTCACCATTTTCCTCCTTTTTCctcctgcttcttcttcttctcctctctttctctctgtacCATGAATTCAAGCAAAACAGAGGAAGAAGACCTCTTCCTCCCGGACCACCACCAGATCCCaccttccaccaccaccaccaccgccaccacctACCCCTCCACCTTCTCCCTCCTTTTCCCTCCATCCCCATCCCCTTCCCACTCCCCTCCATCTCACTCCAGCTCAGACCACTCTCCCCCGCACTCCCCTCAGCCACAAGCCCAAGGCCAAGCCCAAGACCAAGACCAAGCCCACCACTCCAAAACCCTATCTTCCGCCTCCTTCTTCATCTCCCCTGAACCCCACATCTCATCCCAATTCTACACCTTCAACCCCGAATCCCACTCCCTCATGATCCGCTCCCTCCTCCACCACCGCCTCCCCTCCGCCGCTGAGATCGTCGCCGCCACACCTCGCTCTGTCCTCAAATCCTGGCGCACCGTCTGGAAGGACCGAAACGAAGAAACCGCCTACCTCACAGCATGGAAGCGAATCCAAGACAAGCTACAAACTCACCTCGACCCTAACGGTAACCCTTTTCTGTGCTTCAAGAACAACACCAACCAGTTTGTTTCTCACATTAATCAGTGGCAAGACATAGTTATGTCCTCACATGGCGACACCGATCTCAGGCACTTCAGTTTGAAAGAGACCATTGAGAGGATCAAGCAAATGTGGACCGTTGGAGCTAAATTCTATGGAATTCCCGAGAGTTACATTAGGGTTTGTGTTGCGGCTTGTCCGGTGTGCTCGTCGGGGGAaggtggtggtggcggtggtggtggagCTGGCTCCAGGAGCAAGAGGAGAAGGTTTGAGTATACTGAGAGCTTCGACGTGCCGGCAAAAGAGGTGCCTAGTAGGTTGCAGCAATTGGCGACGAAGCACAAGGTTGTGTTGTGTATTAGGCAGAAGTATATTAGGTATAAGCCGTTTATGGCGGAGGTGAAGGATTATGCGTGCCATAGGGCTGGTGAGCCGGCAGCGAAGAAGTCCAAAGTTTTGAAGAGGGAGCCATATGCTTCTAAGAGGTGTGGGTGTGGGTTTCGGATTAGGGCAATAGTTCCAATCACGAATTACAATGAGAAGGACAAGAGTTTTGTGTATCAAGAGGAAGGGATGGCGGTTTTTAAGCTCTATGCCGTGCATTCAGGACACGAGCCGGGGCCTTTGGATGGGAATGCTAGGATTATGCATAGGGTTGTTGGGCATAAAGGAGGGTATTTGATGGATCAGGAGAATGTGTATGGGGTTAGTGAGGACATGGAGAGTGAAGGGTTTGGTTTGATTAGGGGAAATGATGATGGGGATTTGCAGTTTTCGGTGTTGCAGCAGGTGCAGGAGTTGAGGACTGAGGTTGCAATGCTGGAAGGGAAGGTTTCAAAGATACCAGGCGAGTTGCTGGGATCGGTTTCAAGGGAGTTGTTTGATATTGTGAATAAGATTAGGAGTATAGGGGAAATTGAGGGGTTGAAGCCTATTGGGTTGATTTCTGATAAGTCGCACGAGGATGATGTCTTGGTTGGGGATAATGATCTCACAAATTGGAGTAATCACCATGATAGGATCTATGGGGATGGCAAGGATACTGAGCTGATTGAGGATGATGAAGATAGTTTCGGCCGCACTTTGGGGGAAGTTGTTTCTTGGGACCATATGAGAGCAGATTGTAGGAGTCAGAAAGATCTTATAAGCGATAGTTGCAAGCCTGAGAAGTGGTTGAAGTGCAGTGATTTTGATGAGAAAGGCATCCTTGATTGTGAGGATACTAAACTAACCAAGCCCATGAGGCATGACGAATCCATAGTTTCGGATGTAGGCGGCCTTAGCTGTATACAGGTCGATAGTTTCTATCAAGACAATACTAAGTGGTATGATTCTCCTTGTGGCTTGGATACTGGTGCTGATTGTGGAGATAGTGGATTCTGTCATGAAGAGATTTTATAGCTTTCCATGTACATCAGAGTTAATCCACGCTAACTTAGTGATCACCGATCAGATTCCACTGAGGCTATTTAACCCCCTTTCCAGAGAAACAGAAGTGGGATTGTATATTTATGTATACAGAAGATTGGAGCCGCTCACATGCTTTTAGGTGTATTTATTAGTGTGGTTCTGTAAAGTATGACCGGTTTATGCTTCTTTTTGCACATAACTTCATTATGAGTATGACTATATCTGGTAACCTTGTTTTTGGCCTTCAGTTTTATAATGTTGGTCCTTATATCAGTGTTTTTTCGGTCTTCTATTTTGAACTTAAAAGAGACTGTTGTATGTATTATGAGAAGCCATTCACGACTTGTTCCCCAATTCATTGTGGTGTGTTAGAACTTTCTTTATGACATGTGTGCGCTTCACTCCTTAACCGATTCTTCTACATATTTACTCATTGCCAATGTGTAGTAGATCATTTATCTGTTTGATCGATGTGAAGATTATTAGTTGCTATGACTTAGTGGTGAGACAGCCCAATATATGATCATGTAACTCTTCTCTACCTTTTAAGTCATCTTTGCACTGCTTTTGGCTATTGATTTTACAGTGAATTGGAGGTTGCAGGTTGGTGGTACTGTAACAGATGTCCTCAGGTACATCCACCTTTGCCCTGTTTAGAACTTAAAAAATTGTTTGGCGCAGGTTTACTATGTAGTCTGTAATATGTTAAATCTGTACATCAAGCACACCCATACATTCAGAAAGGATATGTCCATAGTATGTTAAAGGATATGTCATAATTTTTGTAAGTTTATTCAGATGATAATTTGACATACAATGAACATTGATGACACTTCTAGTACATACCCAACTGCGTAGTATTAGGAGGTATTAATAACATAAACCTTGGAGTCACATCTTTCTCCCTTATCATAGCATCTTTGAGTGGAAGGGAAGATGTGGATCGCATCATTTTCATCAACTAGTGTCGGGGTCAAAATAATTCATGGATCCTTGTCCAGTATTACTTACTCTCTAGGAAACTTGTCCTGTTCATGACTTATATTTTTGGACCGGTTGCTTTACATATGCTCTTTCGGCTTACCCTGTAAGCTCAAAGTGTCACCTTTAGCTCTTCATTTTCAGTTTGGGGCAAACAAACAGAATTTGAGAACATAAGATCCTTCAATGCCTTCTGTATCCGGCATTCAGGTTAAATAAAGATCAGGTTCCATTTTTGTTCTGTTGCTACTTGCTAGAGTTATTATTCACCCTTTTAATGTCTAATTATAGTTTACATCTGTCATGCTTAAGTTCTCATTGGCTCTAAAGGCAACTTTACTGGAGAAAGATGCCAGAAACTGCGAGGATAAAGATCATGGGAGCCTTAAACATGGTATGCTTTCATATATGAGTAGTGTGCTTATTTCTTTAAACTGCAAGCACAGAACCTTGTTTTTCATTGTGATTGTACATATCAAAGTTCTAGACAAGCCCCTTTTTCAAGTCTTGGATCTATATGTACCTTGTATTCATTCATGTTAACTTGTTAACTGTCATGAATCTGGTTTATGTTCTTCATTTTTGGTCTTAACATTCTTCTTCTCCCTATTTATAATAGTAATtacactctttttttttcgttgtctCATGTTACTAAGGATTTTCTGATACTGATTTGCCAATTTGTTATCTATAATCATCTTCAAATTGTGACCGTCAAGAAATTTACacgcgcgcacacacacacatatatatattctccAATTTCAGCAGCATTTTACTTTGTAGCATCGAGTGTCACCATAAAACAGATTAAGAATTTAAGATAAGAAACAAAGGTTTATTCTTTTCATAAGGATGTTAACAGATGCTATTGGATGTTCAGAATTGTAATTGCCAACAATATTTTAGTTCATACCTTTTGCTAGCTTGAATGGAAGCAAACAAGATGTTTGCCATTTTTTGATTTGGCAAAAATTTTGACAACCGAATTGAGAAGTAAACAGTTGTGAGCATCTCTTCCTTTTTTATTGGTTTGTAACTGACTAAGGCCATGGCTTTCACACTAAAAGCTTTCACACTAAGATCAAATTAATTCCTTTCTCCTTGTTTTCTTCCGTTGTTATAATTCTGGGGTTAGGAAATAGTTAATCTCTGTCCCCTTAGCTGTTAAGTTGTTCAGCTTTGCCGAGTTCAAACAGGTCATAATTTTATGTCTTCTGTATATGTTTGTCTGTTAGGCTGCATTTGTTTATAAGGATAGGATACTAAGACATGGGCACAGAGAC is drawn from Arachis hypogaea cultivar Tifrunner chromosome 12, arahy.Tifrunner.gnm2.J5K5, whole genome shotgun sequence and contains these coding sequences:
- the LOC112728305 gene encoding uncharacterized protein, which gives rise to MNSSKTEEEDLFLPDHHQIPPSTTTTTATTYPSTFSLLFPPSPSPSHSPPSHSSSDHSPPHSPQPQAQGQAQDQDQAHHSKTLSSASFFISPEPHISSQFYTFNPESHSLMIRSLLHHRLPSAAEIVAATPRSVLKSWRTVWKDRNEETAYLTAWKRIQDKLQTHLDPNGNPFLCFKNNTNQFVSHINQWQDIVMSSHGDTDLRHFSLKETIERIKQMWTVGAKFYGIPESYIRVCVAACPVCSSGEGGGGGGGGAGSRSKRRRFEYTESFDVPAKEVPSRLQQLATKHKVVLCIRQKYIRYKPFMAEVKDYACHRAGEPAAKKSKVLKREPYASKRCGCGFRIRAIVPITNYNEKDKSFVYQEEGMAVFKLYAVHSGHEPGPLDGNARIMHRVVGHKGGYLMDQENVYGVSEDMESEGFGLIRGNDDGDLQFSVLQQVQELRTEVAMLEGKVSKIPGELLGSVSRELFDIVNKIRSIGEIEGLKPIGLISDKSHEDDVLVGDNDLTNWSNHHDRIYGDGKDTELIEDDEDSFGRTLGEVVSWDHMRADCRSQKDLISDSCKPEKWLKCSDFDEKGILDCEDTKLTKPMRHDESIVSDVGGLSCIQVDSFYQDNTKWYDSPCGLDTGADCGDSGFCHEEIL